Sequence from the Pelodiscus sinensis isolate JC-2024 chromosome 30, ASM4963464v1, whole genome shotgun sequence genome:
aggaaggaatccCCAGACCCCAGCAGAAGCTGGTAATGACCCTCGGTTGAGTAGGACCCCATAATTTGTAAGGACGGCTCTGCGCTCTGGGACTGTGGGGCCAGCACGGAAGGGGCAGCCCCCATGCCCAGCACCCGTACGGGAACCTTATCCATGACCGGCGGCTGGCAACATTcacagcccctccctcagccGGTCACTTTCTTACTGGTGCGCACGGCCACTGTGGCCATTCTATGGTGCGAGTGTCCCTCCTCgccgccccctccctttccatgcgaTGGAACACGGTTCCCTTCCTGGCAtggcccattttcctggcacaaccaaagccagaccttgctttcagttaggtGGTCCTAActgggtggtcctagctctcactgTTTGGAAGGAGCTCTCGGACAAACAGACTCGCTTAAGCGTggatagacacacagacagatgcacaatcTCGCTCAAATATACAGTAGGCTTTTTCCACCTGCCATTGAACTCTTCTTGCGATAAAGCACTGTCTCACCAGAAATCACGTGTGTCCAATTATTTTATTTCCACATCCAGGAATCCATTTACGGCCCTACAAACCTTCTCATCCTTCCAGAATAGCACACAGAACCAAGACGTGTATGAAGGCTGATACAATCAACACAGAAATGAACTGTCACAAGATGGCCTGACGCCAAGGTGAGACACAATATATTTTACCAACCCACTACGAGCCACCAGGGTTTGAGAGTTTTCCCAACTCTGCCAGCGTTACTAATTCCCGAAAGGGCAGGAGTAAGTAGCAACTCTACTCAACTAGGAATGCAGCCCTCCTAAAACTTAGCATGTCCCCGAGAAAACTCCCATTGCCGTGAGCTAGGGGCCAGGTAGAAGTCAACTGATTGGCTAGTCAGGGCGGACAGGTTCATGCCTCAGTCAATCACTCCTGATTTCTGTGAGCCTCTTCCATTTATCGATAACTCTTCCCACAGCCTCCTTCACGtctttgttcctcaggctgtagatgagcgGGTTGGCCAAGGGCGTCAGGACCGTGTAGAAGAGGGAGAACACTTTGTTGAGGTCTCTCAAGGAGTCGGTGTCTGGGAGCACGTAGACGACGATCAGGGTCCCATAGTAGATGGTCACCACGATGAGGTGGgaagagcaggtggaaaaggccttttgccgcCCACTGGTGGACGAGATCCtcaggatggtggagatgatgcAGATGTAGGATGCCAAGGTTAAGAGAAATGGGGGCAGGGTGAACATGGAAGAGAGGATAAAGGTTACCAGTGTGACCAGGCGGGTGTCACTGCAAGAGAGTTTGATCATGGGGGTGAAATCACACAGGAAATGGTTGATTTTATTGGGGCCACAGAAATGCAACAGGGATATTAAACAGGTTACTACGGTTGTGGCCATAAAGCCACCCATCCAGGACACCGCTGCTAGCAGGAGGCAGAGTCTGCCACTCATAAGAGCGGCGTAGTGAAGGGGCTTGCAGATCGCTAAATACCGGTCGTAGGACATCACTGCTAGGAGGTAGCATTCTGACGCAGTAAGGCAGCCGAAGAAATAATATTGCGCAATGCAGTCTAGAACAGAGATGGTCCTGTTCCCGGtcaggagactggccagcagccggggcaggagggcggAGCTGTAGCAGGTCTCCAAGCAGGACaggttccccaggaagaagtacatgggggtgtgaaggtgccgatCAACCACCACTAACACAGCGATGAGGATGTTCCCAGCCATGGTCACCAGGTAGATCACTAGAAATGGTACAAAGAGAAGCACCTGCAGCTCCAAGGAATTGCCGAATCCTAGGAGGATGAATTCTGTGATAAATGTTTGGTTTCCTCCTCCTTTAGCCAGAAGTGGGACATAGATTCCCCCTTTCTCCATTCCCCTTGGAAGATTCTAACAAGAGAAAAAATGCAGCGGGTGTTGGAAGAGTTGGCTGTGCAACTGGAACTTGGCCGATTCCCATCCCTTTGATTCTAGGAAAgtgcaaaatgcaaacagaaaGTGCAGTTGGCATAACCGCACCGAGCCCAGGGACTCGTCCCTCCAGACTTCACACAAAGTGTTGGAACAGAGACTCCCTACGTGCCTCACAAAATGAGCAGCACTGTTGGTAAAGTATCCGTCTTTGGCCTTCGACTTTGCTCTTTCATTGACGCCTAGATTGAAAGGCCACGGAATTAGGGTTGGCAGATTAttaaaaaatctaattttaatgGATAGTATCAATGGCAACATTTTGTTCACACCTGGAGGAAATTGTTCAGGGATTGGACAATATGTGGGTCTATTATTTAACAACAGTAGACACAGAGATTCAAACAATGAAAgttttataaccattaaaacatgaATATCCATCATCAAACCTAAATATATACCTTAATTATACTTAAATGAATGTCTAATGTGTTCTCCAGCAGAATTCTTTACTTTTTTACTTTGTCAGACTACAAacttagcctcattaacatgggtcctgcAACTGACAGGTATTTCTActgtttatctatctatctatctatctatctatctatctatctatctatctatctatctatctatctatctatccctatacacccatctatctatctatctatctatctatctatctatctatctatctatctatctatctatctatccccacacacccctctatctatctatctatctatctatctatctatctatctatctatctatctatccctatacacccatctatctatctatctatctatctatctatctatctatctatctatctatctatctatctatctatctatctatccccacacacccctctatctatctatctatctatctatctatctatctatctatctatctatctatctatctatctatccctatacacccatctatctatctatctatctatctatctatctatctatctatctatctatctatctatctatctatctatctatctatctatccccacacacccatctatctatctatctatctatctatctatctatctatctatctatctatctatctatctatctatctatctatctatctatccccacacacccctctatctatctatctatctatctatctatctatctatctatctatccccacacgccccctctatctatctatctatctatctatctatctatctatctatctatctatctatgtttctctctctttcactctccctccctctctcggTTTCTGTCGTTCCACTTcaacacatctgaagaagtgggtttcaTCCACAAAAAGCTcaagattttatatatttttgttaatctctaaggtgccacagaaccacTTGTTTTTAACATTATAGACAAACATGGCTCCCCATCTGAGCCTTTATGTAATTTCGGTTATTACCACTGGAAACACTGTTTcatcagtctgtctgtctgcataTTGTAAAAGTGATGTTTATTGACATTTACCAATGTAAATCTAATTCGTCCAACTCCTGTGTATTGACTGTCATAGGACTTGCATGAATTCATTCCTGTTTGAATTCCCGTATGTATTTCATATAAGGGGCCTTTGTAATTACCTAGTTTGTCCTACTTTATATCATTGCATTCCCCCCCGTTACTCCTGAATTATTCTCACTATCTTGTGGTTAAGGAAAACATTGACTAAAAGATATAGCCATTGATCAACTACACTTTTGGTTCAATCTTAAAAATATTCAGGAGATCAAATAACCACACTTAGCTACATTTATTATTCAAAGAAATACGTGTACAATAGGAAAAGGAGACATATGAATCTCTTtccaagaatagtgatagaaatgtagccgtattagtctggggtagttgaagcaaaatgcaggacaatgtagcactttaaagactaacaagatggtttattagatgatgagctttcgtgggccagacccacttcctcagatcaaaggaagtgggtctggcccacgaaagctcatcatctaataaaccatcttgttagtctttaaagtgctacattgtcctgcatttttctttCCAAGAAGCAATTCATGCATAGATGCTCTTCAGAGATACCTAGTTCAGTGAGTAGCATTTATAGCATGAGTTCACAAGTTACAAGAGCCAACACATCACTCAAATCCAGCACACCAATACCTTGAAGGTTTGCTGGACTTTTCTGATCTCTGCTTTGGATATTTCAGTCCAaactcctcggctgtgtctagactggcaagtttttctgcaaaatcagatgattttgcggaaaaacttgccagctgtctacactggctgcttgaatttccggaaaagcactgacgatctcatgtaaaatcatcagtgcttttccggaaatattatgctgctcccgtttgggcaaaagtctatttccgaaagacttttgcgcaatagggccagtgtagacagcatagtagttttccgcaaaaaaagccccgatcacgaaaatggcaattggggcttttttgcggaaaaccgcatctagattggccacggacgcttttccacaaaaagtgctcctgcggaaaagcatcttgccaatccagacgtgcttttccgaaaatgcttttaacggaaaacttttccgttaaaagcatttccggaaaatcatgccagtgtagacgtagcccctgggtatACATATACCTCTTGGCTTTGCTAAGCTTCTGATTTTTCTAAATGTTTAAGCTGACTTCAGTTTTGCCCAATGTTGTGGGTACTTGAACAAAATTGTGGGGGAGAaaaaagatacaaaatttgcTTTCCGAACCTTGAGGAATGCATAGCAACAAGATTTATCTTATCTGCTTAATACCCGTTAAGTTTGTGTATAACACATGGGATAGCTAATGAAAGCATAAATGCCTGACTGGGGAATATGGGTGAAATTCAAATAGCTACTGGTCATTGGCCAGCGGAATCGAACAATTATAGATTGCTGGATACAGCACAAGAGCAAAAGGTGTTCTTGGACAAGCCAAGAGAGGAAAGGCAAAACCATCACCAAATATGCTCCACTGAAGTGAACATTCGCACCCAAAACCCAGGCTCTTCGTCAGCGACATCACGCAGTTCCTTTATgaaggctgggaagggaagggaatgaAAAGTCTCTGGCCGGGGAAAGGACTCAGCCAGAGACCCAGAAAGTGGATGTGTAGGGCTGTGAGTATCCCTCGGATGCCGAATTTGGAAGAACCTGCGTTGAGGACAGAACAGTTAAGCTTAAGAAAAATCAGGACTTTGTTCTCTGCACGCATTTTCCTAAGTGCTGTGTCCCCTGCCTGGACAAATAAATACTTTGTTTTTAGGAAGATGTCCCCGCACCTCTGCAAACTCATTCTGCCACAGGCTAATGAAGGGCTATCTAGAGCAGGGTGGATCTGCCAGGATAACACGGTTGGCAGTAAAGTGATCGTTACCTGGAGTAGCTGAACGGCAAGATCCAAGCTGAGGGCATACGGAATATGGAGACTATAACAGACCATTATTCAAATTTGGGGGTTTCCCGAATCctggaatcccagggctggaaaagacctccggaggcatcgagtccagccccctgcccagagcaggaccaacccaactcaatcatcccagatCCAGAACAGCAACTGCACAAGCACCTGCTGAGTGCTCGCAAGATGCTTCAGGCTGCTTTTCACCCCCAAATAGCTGAAATCCGCCCAAGGGTACCCAGGAGAGAATGGATTTACCTTGAACGCTCAGCATGGAGGTGGCTCCTGGCCCGGTGGTCGGGCTAAATTCTTCCGTGTCTCATGCAATCTCTCTCTGCAAAGACTCCTACATTTTGCTGTGGCCACTCCGGCTCTCCGGCGCGACGCATACTCTTGTGTGCCTGGCACGGCACCTCTCCGCCTGCTGCGCTCCACTCCTCCCCGGGTTATATGGAACAGCAGCCTCCTCCCGGCATCGGCTGGACGCTCCCTTTGGGGCCACCAAGAATGATGGCGTGACACGTGCCCACGTGCAGGAGTGGAATTCCTGGGCTGCTTGTTAAACCGGAGAGTCGCTCCGATCCCGGCGGAAACCGCCAGGGAAATCCCCCTTGTGTGTGTCAACACACGCCTGGTGCACGGGATTGTGTTCGGACTGGCCCGTCTCCGGGAGGGGACAGTGGAACTGGGGGAtattcagagaagggcaagaaAGACGATAGTGGTTCTGAAACGGCTTCTGTCTGGGGAGAGAATACAGAAGAGGGCTGTTCCGTTGAGAAGAGAGATCACAGattcctagaacactagaactggcagggacctcgagagtcatcgagtcccgtcccctgccctcatggcaggaccaagcaccgtgtAGATCaaccctgacaggcgtctgtccaacctgctcttcaatatccccagagatggggattccacaacctccctgggcaattcattccagtgtttcacccccctgacaggcaggaagtttttccgaatgtccaacctcaacctcccttgctgcagtttcagcccatcgcttcctgtcctgtcctcagaggccaagcagaacaagttttctccctcctccttgtgacaccctttgaaAACCGCTCtgatgtcccctctcggtcttctcctttccaagctaaacaagcccagttctttcagccttccctcctacgTAGGGTGACCGTATTTCCCTATGCCCAATACGGGACACCAAGAggggggagctgctggggctCGGGGCTTTAGCCCAAAATGGGGGGGCTACCggcactcagggcttcagccccacagtggaggaggggggaggaaacggGATGGGGTAGGGCCTGCCCGGGAACGGGGCTTTATCCCCACAGCTGAGGTCACCTGGGAACGTCTGGGTGCACACAGAGGGAAGACACACCTACCCGGGTGCTTTCTATGTTTCTCCCTCGGCTCCCTGCCCGACTCGGGATGCCACGCTCTCGTGCCTGTTTTACCGCTGGCCACGACTAGGTGGCTGCTGTGCAGACTGAGGAACGtatggaccagcagggggcaggccaATCCAGGACGTTTTGCCCCTTTTTAAGAAAACGGTGGGACACGTGGAAGCTAAAACGCGGGGCAGCCCTGGTAAAAACGGGACAGATGGCCACGCTACTCATAGGGCAGGATCCCGGCGGGTGCCGAACCTCACACCAACCTCTCTCTGCACTGCAAAAGTTTGTTTGGTGCCTGCGCTTCTGACTCTGGGCAGGCACAGGTGTCGCTCCGGTTGTCTGGACACCTACCTCCGTCCtaagccccagccagcccctcaaaCAGGGGACAGGtctccctccttcacccccacCAGCCGGAGGGCTCAGAACATGCCGACCTCCAAACAGCGGAGGAGGAAGCACCTGGCCCCGCTTTAGGAGATCCCGATTCAATTCTGCCCTCTGAGTGACTTCAAGAAGGAATATAGCAAACCCCTCTATGTCAGCTGCCTGCCTTAGCCACTGGGCTAGAGGGTATCCTGGAGGGAGAGTCCCCCCTCCTATTGAAACTCTTGCAGTTCAATTACCTTTTTCCTTAATTACATGGGCCGGAAAAAGAAGTAGAAAACTGCTCTGTCTCTCGCTGGACTGGGGCTGAGAATTCCAATCCAGATTCAAATTCTTTCTCTTACTTctgtttaaaactaacaaaaggccGTAGTTCCTcacatcaacctgtggaactcctcgccagaggatgttgtgaaggccaggaatttaacagggtttaaaagagaactagatacattcatggaggttaagtccatagatggctattagccaggatgggtatggaatggtgtccccagcctccgtcagagggtggagatggatggcaggagagtcgttgcttgatcattacttgtttgattcactccctctgggatacctggcattggccactgtcagcagataggactctgggctggatggacctttggtctgacccagactggccattcttatgttcttatgagacctGGGAAAGGGGAGAGTTGTCCAAACGCACACAGGGCCCCAGTTCAGGGCATCCGTATCTCCCCTCTATTACCCACCAAAGGCATTTACCTTCCAGGCGTCGCCTGCCTGGGCAGAGATACACGGCTTTTTCTCCTGACTAGGTTTGTCTGCAGCCAGCCTGCACTCGGACTTCCCCGTAAGCCAGGCTGGTCTGAGATGAGAACTGTGTCCCTCGTGGCCTAGCTTGGCCATGTGGGTTTTCTCCCTGTGTGCcgccccagctctgtgcaggtgACTGGCACAGCAAACCTCAAGGGAGCCTTCAAAAGACCACAAGAGTTGCGAAGGGACTTTGGTTTATTGCCGACGAAGCACAGCGCTGGTCCCCGACCCTTTCGACAAGCACACTCGGTGCCCATAGGCCCATGACAATGGGCGCCAGTCAGTCGGTGGTGGGACTTTCCTCTATCTCCTCAGCTGCCAAAAACTCGGAGACTTCTTGATACACCAATACAGAAAAGTTACATGCTTCCCTCTGacgggtgacaagggagggatcgtgggaggattccctgttgtgttccctccatctggggcacctggccttggccactgtgggcagacaggacactgagctggacggcccttgggtctgaccccgtctgtCCGTTCTTACGTTGAGGATGGTTAGCTACCAACTTTAGTAAGATGAAGACCTAAAACATAAGTCAACTCAGCATAGGCTtggtctgaggcctgaggcctggcCACCAATGGACAAAATGTGGCtcacataaagcaaagctaagccgAGAGcgagaggcaggcccctgctcacagaacttggtacaaacagggctgagagagcaaaacactcagggtacgtctagactacggggttttgtcaacagaagttttgtcgacagatactgttgataaagcttctgtcgacaaagagcatctagactacagccagttccatcgccaaagcaagccgctttgtcaacatgacagtgtggacgcaaaggacagtgtagaagcaataatgccttctatcgacagaactctgtcgacaaaagaatgaggtttacatatgtcgacaaaactgccactcaaaggcagtgtggacgcaagtatagttttgtcgacaaaagtccacttttgtcgacaaaaccctgtagtctagacacaccctcattggctacgtctacactggcatgattttccgaaaatgcttttaacggaaaagttttccgtttaaagcattttcggaaaagcacgtctagattggcaggttgcttttctgcaaaagcacattttgcggaaaagcgtccgtggccaatctagacgcggttttccgcaaaaaagccccaatcgccattttcacgatcggggctttttttgtggaaaacagtactgtgctgtctacactggcccttttgcgcaaaagtttttcggaaaaagacttttgcccgaatgggagcagcatagtatttccggaaaagcactgatgattttacatgagatt
This genomic interval carries:
- the LOC102456382 gene encoding olfactory receptor 11L1-like, whose product is MAGNILIAVLVVVDRHLHTPMYFFLGNLSCLETCYSSALLPRLLASLLTGNRTISVLDCIAQYYFFGCLTASECYLLAVMSYDRYLAICKPLHYAALMSGRLCLLLAAVSWMGGFMATTVVTCLISLLHFCGPNKINHFLCDFTPMIKLSCSDTRLVTLVTFILSSMFTLPPFLLTLASYICIISTILRISSTSGRQKAFSTCSSHLIVVTIYYGTLIVVYVLPDTDSLRDLNKVFSLFYTVLTPLANPLIYSLRNKDVKEAVGRVIDKWKRLTEIRSD